From the bacterium genome, the window CGCTCCCCAGACCCCGGATCATGGTCTCGCTCTGGGGTACGTAGCCACAAGACTCATTCACGGAGGAGCCGGATGGTGGAAATCTCCTTGTCCGGATCTGGCGAGGGCCCGGGGTAGGCGACTGCCCCGGGCTACTCTACATCCCCGTTTTCAGCTCGAGGCTCGATAACTTCTTGGGTCTCCGGAGAACCCAGGGTTCAGATCGTCATGAGCAGCAAGACCTGTTCGGAATGCAAGCGTGAGATGCCCAAGAGCGATTGGAGCTGTCCCCACTGCGGAAATCTGGGAGAGCCGACGGTAGACAGGCGGCTGGGAAACGAGATTTCGCCGAAGGGTTCGATGGTCATGCTCTTGCTTTTTGTGATCTTTCCAATCTTGCTCTTCCTCCTCCATCTCCTGTTTCCCGATCTGTGATCTGGTGCGGAATCTTGGGCTGACTGGAGTCAGCCACTCATTCGCCGAGTCGACGCCTCGAGACCGTTGGTCGTCGGCCGGGGATCATTCCGGCAACCTTTCGTGGGCTCTGGACGCCGGCGAAGATGATCTCTGGTTGAGACGGATCCGTTGTGGTGATGACCACGTTGCCGATGCCCAGGAGACGCTCGGTGGAGCCTTGCTTGACCAGCACGTGCTCGATGTCAGAGGCCGCCACTTCCGATGTCTTCGGCGAGAACAGGCCCTTCTTTCGGATCACCCGTTCCGATGTCACCGTGTAGCTCGTCGCTCTGACCCCCAGGTAGGCGATTCCGATGAGGAGGGGGCCCGGTAGCCCGAAGAGGTAGCCCGCGCCATTGGTTCCAGGGGAATTGACGAGTTGAATTCCCGACGCAATGAAGAGGCCGCCCATGCCGATCAGGTACCAGTACTTGGCCCACGAGGTGTGCCCCTCGTAGATCACTTTCTCCGTGGTCTTCAGATGCTCCGCCACGTGACCCAACCTCGATTGTCGCAACAGGTTCCATGTTACCCCAAAGAGGCTCTCGAGATGCAGCGGCGCTACGGGCCGGAGTTGCAACGAGCGGTGCGGCTCTGTACGTGACCGGAGTCCGAATCCTGTTGGCGGGCTACACCTGCTAGCTTTCGAGCTTCGACTCTCATTGGCTCGTCATCGTCGTTGCCGATCAACCTGCCGCGGGGCCGCACGACACCGATCGATCTGCTCGCACGAGCATTCAGGGGTACGTCTTCACATGGCCTCTTTCGTAGCCGCACGAGCTGTTCATGTGCTCTCCGTCGTTCTCTGGATAGGCGGTGTGGCGTTCGTTACGACGGTGCTCATCCCTGCGATTCGAAGGATGCCAGTCGAGGCCGAGCGAATAGAGCTATTCGAGAAGCTCGAATCCCGATTCGCACTACAGGCCCGTGTGACGACGGTTCTTGCCGGTGCCTCGGGTTTCTACATGATTCACGTCATGGGAGCCTGGAGTCGCTATCTGGATCCGTCCTACTGGTGGGTCCACCTGATGACGTTCGTATGGCTCGCGTTCACGGTGGTCCTGTTCGTGTTGGAGCCTCTCTTCCTCAACCGATGGTTCATGGCTGCGGCAGAGCGTGATTCTGAGCGCGCCTTCAGCATTCTTCACCGTATGCACCGGATACTTCTTACCCTCAGCCTCGTGGCGATCGTAGGGGCCGTTGCCGGGACACGCGGGTATCTGCGCTTCTAGCGTCGCCGGTTGGGTCCGCCTCTACCATGACCAACAGGCGGAGGGGAAGTTGAGCCGGCCAGTGATGCCTGCCGACGATGTACGAGCTAGACCTCGAAGCCGAGCTCGCGGTACTGCGGTGCGGTGCGATCGGTGATGAGGTCGATCCGCGTGAGCTGCGGGATGACGTAGTCGCGGAAGGCATCGGGCCGCGAGGCGCGGAAGCCGGGTTCGCTGAACTTCTCGCGGATCTCCTTCATGGCTGCCTCGGGGTCAATGCCCAGATCGCCGAAGACGCCCATCTGCGAGCCGAGGCCTCCGCCCCCGCCGCTCGGCCTCACCATCGCCTTGATGGCCATGATGGCGAAGTCCTCGACCCGGTTCCGGTCCTCCTCGGACATCTTCGGCAGTTCGTCCTTCATGTAGATCAGCCCGTACGAGACGTGGCGCGCCTCGTCCTGCGCGGTGAGTTCCACGATGTCCTTGAGGAGCTGGTCGCGCGTCCTCTCCTTCATGTTCTTGAACGAGCCCATGGCGAGTCCTTCGACGATGACCTGCATCCCCACGCACTTCATCTGCCACAGGTCCGCCTGGAGAATCGCGTTGATGACACCCTGCAGTGCCGGGTCGATGGGGTAGACGCGGTCGAGTCGCTCTATGTATCGGTGGAACACTTCGACGTGTCGTGCCTCATCGATCACCTGGGTGGCGGCGTAGAGCTTGCCGTCGATGTCCGGCACCGCCTCGACGAGCTGGCCACAACAGAGCAGGGCACCTTGCTCGCCGTGAAGGAATTGCGAGAGTGTCCACGCGGCGCGGCGCACTGCGAGCGTTCGGCGCTTGTCCTCGGGCATGGCCTGGATGAAGTCGAAGCCGCGCAGCATGTCCCGCTCGGGATCCAGGATGTCGCCACCCGTGTCGATTTCGAGTTGCCAGGGGATGTCCGTGGCGGCGTTCCACTGTTGCTTCTTCGCCACCTCGTAGAGCTCTTTCAGTGCCTTGATGTTCGAGTCGTAGTCGAACTTCCAGACTGTCTTGACTTCGGCAACGAGTTCGTCGAGGGCCATGCCGTTTCCTCCCGCAGAGTGCTCGGACCTGGCCGCACTGTCCGAGAGGGCAAAGGTGAAGCCGGATATGCCTGATGCTGGACGCCAGACCCTGCTCTCACCCGCTGGGCGCCACTCCGGAGTGCGCCCGCTGCGACCAGCCAAAGAGGATAGGGTGAACCAGGGCGGGATCGGTATGACGGCAGTCATACCCCGAGCCGGCGGCCACAGCCTCGTCGAGGGGCCGCGCGAGGGCTCGATCCCCGGCACGCGAAGCCAAACGGCGATCCAGCCGTGGCCGACATGCAGAATCCAGAGGATGGGGCGGTCCATTGCCGATCGCCGTGATCACCCATGGGGCGTCGTTCAGCACCGGCCTCGACATGCGAGAATCGGCTTCCTCGCGGCAGGGGCAGCTGTTTCGGCTCGCTGCGCCCAGCGCGAACTCAATCCGAATCGTTCAGATAGGCCTCAGCGAGATCGGCCGCGTTCAATCCGCCAGCCATCACATTGCTCACGCCTCCACCTGGCCCAACCCAGTGACCGCAGAGCAGGAGATTCTCGACCGGGGACTGCTGCGGGATCGGGTCTCGCACCTGATCGGCCGAGTAACGCCAACCCACGTAGGCGCCGCCGCGATTTTCGGTAAAGCGCTCGATCGTCACCGGCGTGGAGAGCTCGAGCACCTCGGCGTGCGACTCGATATCGTCGACGCCGAGCGCACGCCCCATCTTCGAGAGGAGCTGAGGCATGAGCTTCTCCTTCATCGCTTTGTATGCCCGACCGCGATGACGCCCTTCGCCGAGCGCCTCATCGAACTTCTCGGGCGTGGCCAGCACCATGGTGGCCACGACACTCTTGCCCTCTGGACAGCAGCTCGGATCGATGTTGCTGTAGATCGTCGCCATCGCCGATGTCTGCTTGCTGTAGTCACCGTCGCGCGCCACTTCCTCGAAGGTCGGTGGCGGCTGCGTTCCAGGCCAGCTGCGCGATATTTCGCATTCCGTGACCCCCATCCCGCGCAGGTCGAGGTCGAGGCCGGCGAAGAGAATCGCGGCGGAAATGCTGGGTCGCCTCCGGTTGATGGACTTCACGTACTCTGTCGGCAAGCTGCCTTCCGGAACGAGCCGGTTCACCAAAGCCGTCATGTCGCCGGCGTGGATCACGCAGCGCGCTCGAGCCGAGACGGAGCGTCCGCTGCGACGCTTCGAAATGATCCCGTTGGCTCGGCCGTCTTCGAAGGTGATCTCGCTGACGCCCTGGCCCAATAGCAGCGTGCCGCCGCGTTCGACGAAGAGATCGGCTACGACCTTGCTCATCTCGCCGGAGCCGCCCTTGGGGTAGTACGCTTGCCCTCCATCGATGCGGAAGACGAGATCGCACATGATGGCGCTCCCAGCGTCGAGCTGATTCGCACTCGTTCCCATGAATCCACTTGGAATCGCGAGCATCAGTTCGATCAGCTGGCGATCCGAAACATGTTCGCCGAGCACTTCCGGTGCTCTGCGCCCGCTGAGGGTGCCGAAGACTTCGGCCGCCTCCGCCAGGCGAGCACGTTGCTCGGTGTCACCGCTCTCGGCGACACCGTGGCTTCCGACGAGTGCCTCCGCCATTGAACCATATTTTGCGTAGAAGCCTCGTATTCCTTCTTCTTCATCGGGGAAGTTCTCGACGAGCATTTCCATGTGCCTGCCAAGTTCCCAGGGAAGATCGAAGTCGGATCCGCGGCCCTCGTCGACCAGACGACCGAAGGACTCGAGCTGGATGAAGTCGATCTTGTCGTGGGCGCCGATCCGCTCGAGCAATCGATAGGTCATGCCGCCGGGCTCACATCCATTGATCACGTGGTTGGATGCTTCGAAGCGATAGTCCCCGCGTTCGAAGTTCATCGTGCAACCGCCGGGGTTGCTGTGCTTCTCGAGCAGCAGAGTGCGGTGCCCTCGCGATGCGAGCGCGCAACCCGCCATCAGGCCCGCCATGCCGGCACCGATCACGATCACATCGAACTCGCCCAGGTTTTCGATTTCGCTCATGCGGTCCCCTTCTCCTGCGCATAGCGCGAGAACAGATGCGTCGTGCTATCCCTGCGTGGTAGTGGCCAGATGATAGGCCACTCCTCGGTCCGCCTCTGTACTTGGATGGGTCGATTCCATGCATGGACCGATCCCTTGAACGATTCGGTCTGAGGCGATTCGACCCATCTGACGTGCCTGGGATCTTCGCACCAGCTGAAAGCTGGGAAGATGGCTTCCTCCGCCCCGGAAGCAGACATCTTCTGCTTCGCGGGCCTACGCTTCTTGGAGCCGGGTTCGATTCCTGGCGCCGCTCCGTTGGCGCTCCCATCGTGGCAAGGCGGTGCCTCCCGCGGCTCCTCTACGGGTTGCAGGCGCCCTGGCGATCGCCGTGGCCCTGATGGGCGGGCCAGGAGGACATTCCCACGCTGATCGTGTGGGCATTGGCGGGGTTGCCGGGCGGGGCGTGGCAGATCGTCATCTTGCCATCCGGATCCTGGGCGATCGGGCGCACGCCGACGGATTGGACCTGCTCGGTCTCCATCGTGAGATCGCCCGCGGCACCCTGAGCGGTGCGGGTTGCCGAGACGTGGGCGGGCGAACTCGCCGTCAGCAGAAGCAGCCCCTGCACATAGGTGGTGGCTGTGGGCGGGTTCGCGTAGACGAACCCCAGCAGGTCGTCACAGCTGATCTGCATGGCGGTCTCGGCCGTCAGCGCGACGCTCACGCGGTCGGATACATGACTCGGCATCTGGTTGCCCGGCGGGAAGGTCAGGTGGATCTGTTCGTCGAGCGTGATGTCAGCCGCCCCCGCGTTCAAGACATCGATCGCAATGGCGTAGTCGCCCGGCAGGACATTGCTCACGTCCGCTGCGTTGTTTCCGCACGTGAACGGGATGACGTACTGCTGATGGATGATCACACGTCGTCGGCGCTTCTTGGCGTCGGCATCGGTCGGAGCCACGAGGAGCAAGACGGTGAAGGCAATGAAAAGGGCAGTGATTCGTTTCATGACGGGCTCCTGCATAGGGTGCTTCAGTGATATCGGACCCGGGTTGCCTCTCATTGTGAGGGGGGTCACTCCCGGCTCATGCGCTTCAGCGGTAGATTCTGCCAAAGGTATCTTCCTCGATCCAGACGGTGGCGCCGTCAACGGTTCTGCGGGTGTGTGAGAACTTCCAACGAGGCTTCGCCCGGTGGACTCTCGCCGGCAAGTCACAACGCAACCCGAAGTATCCATTGGAGATTGAACCCCTCGGCCACGGGCTGGGCTCTGTCGGGTGGCTGGCTGCCGGTGTCTACTATTCGGATTCGAACAGCTCGAAGCGTTTCCGCGCGGGTTCCTCGGCCAGGTCGGGTACCGATGGACTCGGGCTTCGCGCGCAATCCGTCGCTCTCCTCCGGGAGGCTGAAGCCGCGACGACCGGCGACGTTCTAGGCGTGGAACGCCGATCGGATCAGACGAGTGAACTGCATCGCGGAGCCCGCAAGGTTGAAGCAGAGCGCTGCCAGCACCGGTGTGAATTCGTGCCAAAGAACCGCGTTGGCGATCTGTGCGAGGATCAGAACCGAGAAGATCGTGAAGACGAGGCCATTCGAAATCCGATCGATGTCGCCATGCTTCAGCTGGTTCTCCTGAACACGGCGATGGGATGAGTAGAGCGACCAGGGCATGAAAGAGCGCCCATGAGATGCTCGCCACGGTGCACGAAATGGAGATCTCGTCAGGGAAACCCTGCAACAAGAGGAGTGTGAGCAAGGCGAAGCCGCCGGCGGTCAGGCTGGACTCCAGCAGGAAACTCAGACGCAGCCGGTCGCCCGGGTGCCAACTGCCTTCGCTCCGGCTCCCGAAGGCAACGACGACCCCGGTAAAGCCAGCAAGCGCAACGGCAATCTCGGTGATGCCGACGAGCGTTTCAGAGTAGTCCGGCTGGACCCGGGCCATGCTATCAGACTATTCTCATATGGTGGCGGATACGTTTCTGCGTGGCGGGTCGCGTCCGTGTTGCCGCTGCCAGGCTTTGTCACCAACGCGGATTCCTCGTCCTTGCAAGGGCCTTTCTCGCTGTACGCTCGAATCACCACTGGAAAATTCAAGAGGAGTTTCGATGCCCAATGCTTCAATGACGGGTAGCTGCCTGTGCGGTGCCGTCACCTTCACAGCGAGCGAGGTAGAGACCGAGATCCATGCCTGCCATTGCAGCATGTGCCGGAACTGGTCCGGGGGGCCGTTTCTCGGAGCGGCGGTGGCGGGCGTCGACTACCGAGGCGAAGAGAATATCGCGGTCTATGGCTCTTCCGGGTGGGCCGAGCGCGGCTTCTGCAAGACTTGTGGAACGAATCTTTTCTACCGCTTGAAGGAATCCGGAGAACACTTCCTGTTGTCGGGGACCTTCGACGATTCCGCCGCCTTTCGGCTGGTCGGTGAGATCTACATCGACGAGAAGCCGGGTGGCTATGCGTTCGCGGGAGACCACCCTCGGAAGACGGGCGCGGAGTTCATCGCCTCGCTGAGCAAGCCGTGAGATGATCTCTAGCGTGCCGCTTCGAGAGGCGGGACCTCGAACGTGGCAGGGGCATCGCTCTTCAGTGTTCTCGATGGGGCATGGGCTTGTCTCGCGGGGCTGTAGGTTTCGGCGCCAGTCACCGCGTCGTAGGGCTTGACGGATAGCGTGTGCGAGGTGGGGTCCAGTTCGATCAGCAACCCCCAGCGTGAGAGCCCCCCCCTCCTCGACTCTCCGAGTGTGCTGATAGTTTCCATGGATGCTGATGACCTTGCGACCGCTCGGCAGGGTCTCCATGCTGAACGTCTCTCGATCGCCCCCGAGCCAATGGCCACTGACGACCGCGCGGATGCGCGGCGCTGCTTCGAGCAGAGACGTGCACGCACCCCCTTCTTTCCACTGGCCTCCCAAGGGCTGGGCGCAGCTATGGTGAAGGAAGAGTACGGATGCGTTCGGCGGAAGTCGGGAAAGCTCGGCGTGGAGCCATGCTGCTTCCGCCGGGCTCCAGAGGTTGGGCAGGCTCGCTACCCACCAGCCGGGCGCGAGAGGGCTGACGAAGCTGCTCGGCTGCCCTTCGGCCTGGCTGTGCTCCGGTTGGGTGGGGCGGGCGGCCCGCCACGCGAACCAGCGAGTCAGGCCTTGGAGCGGATGAGTTCCATCGGGTACGTCGTAGTCGTGATTGCCGACGGCTGCGTGCAGAACGACGCCGCAGCCATCGAGACGATCTTTGAATGCTTGCTCCGCCGTCCTGTACTGGCCATCGACGGGGCCTTCGACCAGATCCCCGACGTGAAGGACCGCGCGAATCGGGGGTTCGTGGTCGCAGACCGCCGTGTGGATGGCCTTCCAGGCGCCAAGCCCGCCGTGTCCACCCGTGGAGAGTGTCTGGGTGTCGGTCTCGACGTAGACGAGGGTGGGCGACGCCGGCTCTGAAAGCATGGGGGCCGGCCCCAGGAACAGGCAGGTCATGAGCAGGATGGGTCGATTCACGGCACCCGACAGCATTCCAAGCCGGGTCCCTCCGCGCGAGGTCGCGCGCTAGCGCAACGGAAGTGCAACTCGACTACGCCAACCGGCAGAACGACCACCAATGCGTCGTCTCTGTTGGGTTCTCGTCTTTTCTGGTTTTCGTCACAGCGGGAACCGGGCAGCTGCCGATAAGTACTCGGAACCACCCTCGGCAGGGCCACCGATGGAGAGCTTCGCTTGCGACGAATTTGGACGATATGCGCAGTGTTGGCAGTCTGCGCCATCTGGAACGCGCCTTCTGCATTCTTCCCTGCGTCCCCGTCAGAGGCTCTCGTTCAGGGCCCGGAAGCAAACGGATTCGAGCATGCCGCAACCGAGAGGCGTGCAGACAGGGATGTCAGCAATCCGCATCCCCACGCGAAGGGGCCTGGGGGGGTTCGCGCCTCGGCTTCCCGTGCAGCGGCATCAAGCGCGGGACTCGAGGGCGCGGCGCTCGCAGCGGAGCTCGAAGAGGCACCTGTCCATCGTGTGTGGGAGCTCCGGGCTGAGGCTCCTCACCATCTCGACCATGCCATCGGCGACTACCGTCCGACCCGCCACGGTCTGAGTGTTGATCCGGAACGAATTCGCGCCCTGGAAGTGGGCGAAGCCCTCGCACTTCCGCTGCCGGGCCTCGGAGTCATCGACGCCACCGTGACCTGGGTGAACCAGGCCAGCAATGGAGACCGCGGGATTGGCGCGGTGATCGATGGAAGCGACGACGAGTACGCGCTGACTCTGACACTCGGGGAGCGTGCGCTCTTCGGGCAGGTGTCCACCGCCCAGGGCCGTTTCCTGGTCGAGGGAACCAGCACCGTCGCAGCTGTCTTCCGCGACGACCTGCAACAGGTGCTCGTCGACACGAACCAGACCGATGAACGGATTCCCCAGGAGGTCCTACCTTGATCCGGCTCACGCCCCTCTTTGCCGTCTTGGTGCTGGTGGCCTCGGTGGTGCCTTCCGTCGCGGTCGAACCGACGCCGGTGACCGTCGATTTGATGATTCTCTACTCGCCTGCGACTACCGCTCGCTATGGAAGCGGCGTAGATACGCGGATCAATCACCTGATCAACGCTGCAAACGATGCCTATCGGCGCAGCGAGGCCGGGCTCCGCCTGCGCGTGGTTCATTCCGAGGAAGTCGCGTACAGCGATACCGCCGGATCGGATGCCGCGCTCGACGCATTGACCCAGAACAGCGGGGTCTTCTCCGGCATTGAAGCCAAGCGCACACAGGTCGGGGCGGATCTGGTGGTGTTGATGCGTCCCTACGTCGGCGACGGCATCTGTGGTGTTGCCTGGCTCGGGGGCTATGGGCAGAACGGGGATTTTTCGAGGTCCCGCCGCCACGGCTACAGCCACGTTTCCATCGATTGCTCGGATGAGGTGCTTCCCCACGAACTCGGCCACAACATGGGCCTCTCTCACTCCCGCCGACAGAACGGGCAGGGCGGGACCTTCCCGTGGGCCCTGGGCCACGGAGTCGACAATTCCTTCGTCACGGTGATGGCCTACGGCTCGGCCTTTGGCGCTTCACGTGTCCCACTGTTCTCCAGCCCGGACCTCGTCTGCAACGGCCATCCCTGCGGCGTGGATCGAGCGGATCCCGTGAATGGAGCAGACGCAGTCAACACCTTGCAATATGGCCGTGGCCAGATCGCCGCCTACACGGCGGCCGTCGTGGCACCTCCCCCCCCGCCTCCGCCGCCGGTGAATCCACCGGTCGCGACGAGCAGCGTAAGCCTCACCGGGCCCGTGGGCGGCGGGTTGCGGCAAAACACCGCGGTGACGCTTGATTGGCAGGGGAGCAGTGATGTGGTCTCGGTGGATGTGTCGTACCGGCTCGAGACGAGGAAGCGCCGCCGCTGGAGAAAGAGCGCATGGGCGATGCTCTCGCCAGGCGATGCCGACGGGACGTTCGATTGGATCGTGCCGAACCACCGGGTTCGCCGTGACCCGAAACTGATCCGCTTCCTTCTTGTCGGATACGATGGAAGTGGAACCCAGGTGGCCAGCGAAGTGAGTTCTCCCTACCGGCTGCCCAAGACGAAGAAACGCCGTCGTCGAAGAAGGCGCTAGCCGGGCGTCGGATCAGGGCGCTTCGTCGGCCGGG encodes:
- a CDS encoding PH domain-containing protein, yielding MAEHLKTTEKVIYEGHTSWAKYWYLIGMGGLFIASGIQLVNSPGTNGAGYLFGLPGPLLIGIAYLGVRATSYTVTSERVIRKKGLFSPKTSEVAASDIEHVLVKQGSTERLLGIGNVVITTTDPSQPEIIFAGVQSPRKVAGMIPGRRPTVSRRRLGE
- a CDS encoding ferritin-like domain-containing protein translates to MALDELVAEVKTVWKFDYDSNIKALKELYEVAKKQQWNAATDIPWQLEIDTGGDILDPERDMLRGFDFIQAMPEDKRRTLAVRRAAWTLSQFLHGEQGALLCCGQLVEAVPDIDGKLYAATQVIDEARHVEVFHRYIERLDRVYPIDPALQGVINAILQADLWQMKCVGMQVIVEGLAMGSFKNMKERTRDQLLKDIVELTAQDEARHVSYGLIYMKDELPKMSEEDRNRVEDFAIMAIKAMVRPSGGGGGLGSQMGVFGDLGIDPEAAMKEIREKFSEPGFRASRPDAFRDYVIPQLTRIDLITDRTAPQYRELGFEV
- a CDS encoding NAD(P)/FAD-dependent oxidoreductase; protein product: MSEIENLGEFDVIVIGAGMAGLMAGCALASRGHRTLLLEKHSNPGGCTMNFERGDYRFEASNHVINGCEPGGMTYRLLERIGAHDKIDFIQLESFGRLVDEGRGSDFDLPWELGRHMEMLVENFPDEEEGIRGFYAKYGSMAEALVGSHGVAESGDTEQRARLAEAAEVFGTLSGRRAPEVLGEHVSDRQLIELMLAIPSGFMGTSANQLDAGSAIMCDLVFRIDGGQAYYPKGGSGEMSKVVADLFVERGGTLLLGQGVSEITFEDGRANGIISKRRSGRSVSARARCVIHAGDMTALVNRLVPEGSLPTEYVKSINRRRPSISAAILFAGLDLDLRGMGVTECEISRSWPGTQPPPTFEEVARDGDYSKQTSAMATIYSNIDPSCCPEGKSVVATMVLATPEKFDEALGEGRHRGRAYKAMKEKLMPQLLSKMGRALGVDDIESHAEVLELSTPVTIERFTENRGGAYVGWRYSADQVRDPIPQQSPVENLLLCGHWVGPGGGVSNVMAGGLNAADLAEAYLNDSD
- a CDS encoding GFA family protein; the protein is MPNASMTGSCLCGAVTFTASEVETEIHACHCSMCRNWSGGPFLGAAVAGVDYRGEENIAVYGSSGWAERGFCKTCGTNLFYRLKESGEHFLLSGTFDDSAAFRLVGEIYIDEKPGGYAFAGDHPRKTGAEFIASLSKP